From the Leptolyngbya sp. O-77 genome, one window contains:
- a CDS encoding helix-turn-helix transcriptional regulator, whose product MSRHLERLLQLDECLRFGQRWTAETLAQRLEVSERTVRNDIAFLRDRYGAPLEFSKAKGFHYTDPAWRLPTITLSKGELFALTLGARMLEVYGGSAYAQDLRSAIARLAERLPEQTWVDLQQVAEERILFRAGAEVNLDPDIWHQLEAACQTHKTVQMTYYTASRNSTSERKLDPYVLHIYRGTNPYVIGFCHTRQEVRWFRVDRIKHLQVLDETFVPDPSFDAKDHLEMIFQHEAGGVPLPVDIWFDAATAPYIRERRWHPTQEIQEHPDGSLTLRLVVRGLNDLKRWVLGYGKGAKVLEPPELVQLVRDEVEQMNYNYSQFLNEHNGIAKD is encoded by the coding sequence ATGTCTCGTCATCTGGAGCGACTCCTTCAATTAGATGAATGTCTCCGGTTTGGACAGCGCTGGACGGCGGAAACGTTGGCGCAGCGGCTGGAGGTGAGTGAGCGCACCGTACGGAACGATATTGCTTTTTTGCGCGATCGCTACGGTGCGCCACTGGAGTTCAGCAAGGCCAAGGGGTTTCATTACACAGACCCAGCATGGCGACTGCCAACCATCACGCTCAGCAAGGGCGAACTCTTTGCCCTGACCCTAGGAGCCAGAATGCTGGAGGTATATGGCGGTTCTGCCTATGCTCAGGATTTGCGATCGGCGATCGCTCGCTTGGCTGAGCGGCTGCCAGAGCAAACCTGGGTCGATCTCCAGCAGGTGGCTGAGGAGCGCATTCTGTTTCGCGCTGGCGCCGAAGTGAACCTCGACCCCGACATCTGGCATCAGCTAGAGGCTGCTTGCCAAACCCACAAAACCGTGCAGATGACCTACTACACCGCCAGCCGCAACAGCACTTCGGAGCGCAAGCTCGACCCCTACGTGCTGCATATCTACCGAGGCACCAATCCCTATGTAATCGGCTTTTGCCACACGCGGCAAGAGGTGCGCTGGTTTCGGGTAGACCGGATTAAGCACCTCCAGGTGCTAGACGAAACCTTTGTGCCTGACCCCAGCTTTGATGCCAAGGATCACCTGGAAATGATCTTTCAGCATGAAGCGGGTGGAGTGCCGCTACCCGTTGACATCTGGTTTGATGCGGCTACTGCACCCTACATCCGCGAACGCCGCTGGCATCCGACACAGGAAATTCAGGAACACCCGGACGGCTCGCTGACGCTGCGACTGGTGGTGCGGGGGCTGAATGATCTGAAGCGCTGGGTGCTGGGCTATGGCAAGGGGGCAAAGGTGCTGGAGCCGCCAGAACTGGTGCAACTGGTGCGGGATGAGGTGGAACAAATGAACTATAATTACTCGCAATTCTTAAACGAACACAACGGAATAGCTAAAGATTGA
- the cas6 gene encoding type I-MYXAN CRISPR-associated protein Cas6/Cmx6 — MNFLEIQFAVVGKTLPADHGYALYSAVKKSLQAAEEPAFPSDLPPEVRLSSIPGIPDRAGMIYLNRYSRFRLRCPSEQVQTWYRSLQNQVLDIRGHLIRLVRPRITLPEPSEVLAARLVTFKLNAIDHADVPRYFLESCQRGLKQLEISGKAFIPSDTNGDLARRSLQIKGKKVVGYSVVVENLSAEDSLKLQWYGLGGRQHFGCGWFYPVKEDFDAA, encoded by the coding sequence GTGAACTTTCTAGAAATTCAATTCGCAGTCGTTGGCAAAACATTGCCCGCAGATCATGGGTATGCCCTCTATTCTGCGGTTAAAAAATCGCTGCAAGCGGCTGAAGAGCCGGCATTCCCCAGCGATTTACCACCTGAGGTTCGACTATCCAGCATTCCAGGGATACCAGATCGGGCCGGCATGATCTATCTGAATCGATACTCTCGCTTTCGGTTGAGATGTCCCTCGGAACAGGTTCAAACCTGGTATCGGAGTTTGCAAAATCAGGTGTTGGACATTCGTGGACATCTAATTCGGCTGGTGCGCCCACGAATTACTCTGCCAGAACCCAGTGAAGTGCTAGCTGCGCGTCTGGTGACGTTTAAGCTGAATGCCATTGACCACGCAGACGTACCTCGATATTTCCTAGAGTCCTGCCAAAGGGGGTTGAAGCAATTGGAAATTAGCGGGAAGGCATTTATTCCCAGTGATACTAATGGTGACCTCGCCAGGCGCAGCTTACAAATTAAGGGCAAAAAAGTCGTGGGCTATAGCGTCGTTGTTGAGAATTTGAGTGCTGAGGACTCACTGAAGCTGCAATGGTATGGATTAGGCGGACGGCAACACTTTGGCTGTGGCTGGTTTTATCCAGTGAAGGAGGACTTTGATGCCGCCTAA
- a CDS encoding CRISPR-associated helicase/endonuclease Cas3 — translation MPPKPTPPKLKPDILLAKSSLPGNPDWKGTHHLVGHTAAVVESVTTLVDTLGSDLLQQFGSSHDFEALEALRATARLAAYLHDWGKANDHFQMVVRNDLTSLPAQYRRNPLQHPQMIRHEVASVLLAWEFREWLVQCPNADLMTAIAAAGGHHLKLGGKQGQNTSELGEVRDGTGDTCLYWYVCHPYFRKLIRYGVRTLGLPRKIPAFRFSQRWEIHEIKREKRQAVLDAFEAWTPDATFLAVVKALLVAGDAIGSASAQVAINIQQWAQEELQKTLTEADLQRVIDARRGNHPLRQFQVDLKEKSTRVTMARAGCGTGKTLGAYNWAQRHGIGRKLFFCYPTTGTSTEGFLDYVHNQVEAELLHSRSDVDLELACTGEEVDNGDAAVNEAAQKLDSFKAWGAKVNVCTVDTVLGLLQCNRRPMYCFPAIANAAFVFDEVHCYDDALFGALLRFLNVVKAPILLMSASFLPAQVEAIRNAVGEPVEIIQGPQDIEHLPRYRFHELAQPDWERVKQELVNGGKVLWVCNQVNTAIAVYQQAKAWGLQPLLYHSHFRYGDRVEHHRAVVDAFKQDQPVLAITTQVAEMSLDLSATLLVTQIADPAGLIQRLGRLNRQYCGHALDALFYPDDKIGFPYSADELDAGWALVRGFSGEVNQAQLAVWLEKLNIQGIPKDHFVWLDGKWKTYPAPLREAGYTVTALLEQDQATIARLKSSELPRYTVPLPTKNIKGWPRHKKGYLIAPRDQWGYSSEFGAFELK, via the coding sequence ATGCCGCCTAAACCGACACCACCAAAACTAAAGCCAGATATTCTCCTAGCAAAATCCTCGCTACCAGGAAATCCTGACTGGAAAGGAACCCATCATTTGGTCGGCCACACGGCAGCAGTTGTGGAGTCAGTGACAACCCTGGTTGATACCTTAGGCTCAGATTTGCTCCAGCAGTTTGGATCGAGTCATGACTTTGAAGCCCTGGAAGCCCTGCGGGCAACGGCACGGCTGGCAGCCTATTTACACGACTGGGGCAAGGCCAATGATCACTTTCAAATGGTCGTGAGAAATGATCTGACCTCATTGCCTGCCCAATATCGGCGCAATCCACTGCAACATCCGCAGATGATTCGTCATGAGGTGGCTTCTGTATTGCTAGCCTGGGAATTCCGAGAATGGCTTGTCCAATGTCCAAATGCTGACTTGATGACGGCGATCGCCGCTGCAGGTGGGCATCATCTAAAGCTAGGTGGTAAGCAGGGTCAGAATACAAGTGAACTAGGGGAAGTTCGGGACGGCACTGGAGATACTTGCCTCTACTGGTATGTCTGTCATCCTTACTTCCGCAAGCTAATTCGCTATGGGGTTAGAACCCTAGGGCTACCTCGGAAAATTCCCGCCTTTCGGTTCTCGCAACGATGGGAGATTCACGAAATCAAGCGAGAAAAACGCCAGGCAGTCCTCGATGCGTTTGAAGCTTGGACGCCAGATGCTACATTCCTGGCGGTAGTCAAAGCATTACTCGTAGCAGGCGATGCAATCGGTTCAGCGTCAGCACAGGTTGCGATCAATATCCAGCAGTGGGCCCAAGAAGAATTGCAGAAGACCCTGACAGAGGCTGATCTCCAGCGGGTTATTGATGCACGGCGAGGTAATCATCCACTGCGGCAATTTCAAGTTGATCTGAAGGAAAAGTCTACGCGGGTAACGATGGCGCGGGCAGGCTGTGGTACGGGTAAAACCCTTGGAGCCTACAACTGGGCACAGCGCCATGGGATTGGACGCAAGTTGTTCTTTTGTTATCCGACAACGGGCACCAGCACAGAGGGCTTTTTGGACTATGTGCACAACCAAGTGGAAGCAGAGCTTTTGCACTCTCGCTCAGACGTTGATTTGGAGTTGGCCTGCACAGGTGAGGAAGTGGACAATGGCGATGCAGCAGTTAATGAGGCAGCTCAGAAATTAGATTCGTTCAAAGCGTGGGGAGCGAAGGTCAATGTTTGCACTGTGGATACCGTTTTGGGGCTACTGCAATGTAATCGCCGTCCCATGTATTGCTTTCCAGCGATCGCCAATGCTGCTTTCGTCTTTGATGAAGTTCACTGCTATGATGATGCCTTGTTTGGGGCGCTGCTGCGATTTCTCAACGTCGTTAAAGCGCCAATCTTACTCATGTCTGCCTCGTTTTTACCCGCGCAGGTGGAGGCAATTCGCAATGCAGTGGGAGAGCCTGTTGAAATTATCCAGGGACCCCAAGATATTGAACACCTGCCCCGTTATCGCTTCCATGAGCTAGCACAGCCGGACTGGGAGCGGGTCAAGCAAGAATTGGTCAATGGCGGTAAAGTCCTGTGGGTCTGCAACCAAGTGAATACGGCGATCGCTGTTTATCAGCAAGCCAAAGCCTGGGGACTCCAACCCTTGCTGTATCACAGTCACTTTCGCTATGGCGATCGCGTCGAGCATCATCGTGCGGTCGTAGATGCCTTCAAACAAGATCAGCCCGTCCTAGCCATCACCACGCAGGTAGCAGAAATGTCGCTGGACTTGTCCGCAACGCTCCTGGTAACTCAAATTGCTGACCCCGCAGGGTTAATCCAGCGGTTGGGACGGCTCAACCGACAGTACTGCGGCCATGCCCTTGATGCCCTCTTTTACCCCGATGACAAGATAGGTTTTCCCTACAGTGCAGATGAACTGGATGCGGGCTGGGCACTGGTGCGAGGGTTCTCCGGTGAAGTCAATCAGGCGCAGCTAGCTGTTTGGCTGGAGAAACTCAACATTCAAGGCATACCCAAAGATCACTTTGTCTGGCTGGATGGCAAATGGAAAACGTATCCTGCACCGTTGCGCGAGGCGGGCTATACCGTAACTGCACTGCTCGAACAGGATCAGGCGACAATTGCCCGGCTCAAATCGAGTGAACTGCCCCGATACACTGTTCCCTTACCCACCAAGAACATTAAAGGTTGGCCGCGCCACAAGAAGGGGTATTTGATTGCCCCTAGAGATCAATGGGGCTATTCATCGGAATTCGGTGCGTTTGAACTCAAGTAG
- the cas8a1 gene encoding type I-MYXAN CRISPR-associated Cas8a1/Cmx1, protein MSQFSLSIFDPNFLLPHRAGIAGLALALSELESQRGQAPLTWKVTDEAVELEWEGSDQAVVKWLLDRTYRINSQGYLEVPALKLDEQGQYTFTQGVLSTFLQHSQQRKLDSNSITRTFLIDPDQPEIQIDVKSLLSCYYTSEMKDAFNNKGAFKKEIALKGNHLPGLVECFVNGPYQESPEGFLAWLFLPLACGYYKLPPQTVGGKLSGRSALVIPDVQNLTHWVSRRRAMPGRTYRDFRSSGAGESALHFLLQEKVVEAAQPFRVNYCEVYQLGKQVWDGNQSYLKQAVYRVQVTDEVLHLYEVARQVFPALVRQTENGETWLAVSKTLPWICDNLIAGKPWYAEFFEFRKRNGVYERKGLVKMTEYLNAEEQVLFDVVQGAFSKYLYGQFKQAQRQGRSLDYGQVTDKVIYRFQRPSTQQEFATALVDFLSQFRSKAARDKGPQIFHWVHREENWRRARDLVLLAIATYTSKKGDALDGVEVPIESSAEPEGDEAEMFSMSV, encoded by the coding sequence TTGAGTCAATTTAGCTTATCGATCTTTGATCCAAACTTTCTCTTACCCCATCGAGCAGGGATTGCAGGGTTGGCCCTGGCACTATCCGAACTGGAAAGCCAACGTGGGCAGGCTCCTTTGACTTGGAAAGTCACCGATGAGGCGGTTGAACTGGAATGGGAAGGGAGCGATCAAGCCGTTGTGAAATGGCTACTTGATCGAACGTATCGGATTAATAGCCAAGGTTATCTGGAAGTTCCTGCCCTCAAGCTAGATGAGCAGGGACAATATACCTTCACGCAGGGTGTGTTATCGACTTTTCTCCAGCACTCACAGCAGCGAAAACTAGATAGTAATTCTATAACCCGCACGTTTTTGATTGATCCAGATCAGCCAGAAATTCAAATCGACGTGAAATCGCTGTTGAGTTGCTATTACACCAGTGAGATGAAGGATGCCTTTAACAATAAGGGTGCCTTCAAGAAGGAAATTGCGCTAAAGGGAAATCACTTGCCCGGACTGGTGGAATGCTTTGTCAATGGACCTTACCAGGAGTCTCCTGAAGGGTTTCTGGCCTGGCTGTTTCTGCCCCTTGCCTGTGGCTACTACAAGCTGCCACCCCAGACTGTTGGCGGCAAACTATCAGGTCGGTCAGCCCTAGTTATTCCCGATGTTCAAAACTTGACGCACTGGGTCAGCCGCCGTCGAGCCATGCCAGGGCGTACTTATCGAGACTTTCGTAGCAGTGGTGCCGGCGAATCTGCCTTGCACTTCCTGTTGCAGGAGAAGGTTGTTGAAGCAGCCCAACCATTTCGGGTGAACTACTGCGAAGTCTATCAACTGGGCAAGCAGGTTTGGGATGGCAATCAGTCCTACTTGAAACAGGCGGTGTATCGTGTGCAGGTCACTGATGAAGTGCTGCACTTGTATGAAGTGGCCCGGCAGGTCTTTCCAGCGCTCGTTCGACAAACTGAAAACGGAGAAACTTGGCTGGCTGTTTCTAAAACACTGCCCTGGATTTGTGACAACTTGATTGCTGGCAAACCCTGGTATGCAGAATTTTTTGAGTTTCGCAAACGTAACGGAGTCTATGAACGCAAAGGATTGGTAAAAATGACTGAATATCTCAATGCCGAAGAACAAGTCCTCTTTGATGTAGTGCAGGGTGCGTTTAGCAAATACCTGTACGGACAGTTTAAGCAAGCTCAAAGACAAGGTCGTTCTTTGGATTATGGGCAAGTGACCGATAAGGTGATTTATCGGTTTCAGCGTCCCAGCACGCAGCAGGAATTTGCTACAGCGTTGGTCGATTTCTTGAGTCAATTTCGCAGTAAAGCGGCTCGTGATAAAGGGCCTCAGATTTTCCACTGGGTACATCGAGAGGAAAACTGGCGGCGGGCACGAGATTTAGTGCTGCTGGCGATCGCCACCTATACCAGCAAGAAAGGGGATGCCCTTGATGGGGTAGAGGTGCCGATTGAATCTTCTGCTGAACCAGAAGGAGATGAGGCTGAGATGTTTTCGATGAGTGTGTAA